ATGACCAAATTTCGTCACCTTCTATTTTTCATCACTGCTTACGTTCTCttaacttcaaatttttatctaaaaagaaaaaaaaaaccctccaATTTTTACcgaaaacacaaaattttaacgatattatattatattactataGACCCTATCACGTTTCGTGTTGAGTTTTAGTTTGATTAATATCGATATTATTGTCAATACAGGAATATGTGGATTCGAATGCGTTGAAgcatattatcctcctatttaagggttgagggAGGGTTATAAGTAGTTTTAGGCATcgtataaaaaataacatatatattaaaaacctataatgagattaatgtttaaaaaaattattatttattttttaatcaaattataaagtaaatatttgaatattaaaatacacTTAAGTCTATGTACTCtcttttatatttgaaatttaatctttatatctATTTTTCGAACTTAAAATTTCAGATTCAATTGTTAACACAACAacattaatttcttttgttaaatttgttggtgtggtattttaatttaaaaaaaactcacttcGTAGTCATGTAACAAAAATGGCATTGCAAttgacttaaatttaacaaataattttattactattaacaATTCTTAAAAGTTATATCAAcattttgatcaaaataaaatatttgagcTAATCaaagacattttaaaattaaattatcaatttatgttGAAAAGTCAAGTATAAAGATATAATCTTAAATCCGAATGTAGCATAGGgatcaatattgaaatttgatcattattatataattttaaattttattgtagcATAAGCAGTAAAGTTTAAGTTTGACCATTTTCtatataatgaaaaagaaagaaagaaaggtggATACACGTTTCAACCAACCAGTTCGATTCAGTCAAACAACCATGATTCTAAGTTTTAAAGCTTTatacatttggaatttagtcctacttttattttcaataatttaatccctttacttTGTAGATTTAAAATCTGTTTTCAAATCATATATAACCGCatatcattttaattgaaaactaaatgatataaattatttaaaataattaaaaacattataaaatatagagagcaaattatttgagaaattaaaggataatgattaaatttcaagcTTAAGTATATCagagggactaaatttaaaacaatccattttataaaatgcaaaaaaaaaagttttagaatttagtgGCTAATACTGtggaaattttatgttaattttattggtgtaacattctaaaatttaaaagtattcaCTCAATAATCATGTGACAAAAAACCATTGTAATagatatgaatttaacaaagaattttaatgatgtcaataattcttaagttttatgttagcattttaattagaataaaatatttaaattaatttatgacaTTATGAATATTATAGtaccaaattatattaaaaattaaatcttaaatttgagtATAATAGTATAgggatttaaattgaaatttaaccatttttatataCTCTAAAGAGATAGAGGACCTTGAAATTTAACTATGTTAATAATGTTgtaaaagagaaaaggaaagggCACTTGTCAAAGAAGGTTCCCAGTATAGAAACACGGAGATAGATATGTTAGATGAAAAGGGTGTGATGAAGTGCAAAGGTCTGTAGCTTTTGAAGCCGCTGCTTTCGAACCTGAAAATGGTGAGAGAGACATAAAAGGAGGGGTCTCTCCCTATCTCACAAGTGGGGAGAACAATGAAGTTAAAAGCATTTGGgaagatattattattaaatgaattcattcagtttattaaaaatgtaatgacccaaaattcacgggtATCGAAAAAGTGtaatatcgggcctccgtcttaatAAACCAagtttgtaaataattattaaaaatatttatgagtctagtagtgtgtttaattagattttaatctTGAAAATGGTGAGAGAGACATAAAAGGTGGGGTCTCTCCCTATCTCACAAGTGGGGAGAACAATGAAGTTAAAAGCATTTGGgaagatattattattaaatgaattcatTCAGTTTATTAAAAacgtaatgacccaaaattcacgggcatcgaAAAAGTGtaatatcgggcctccgtcttaatAAACCAagtttgtaaataattattaaaaatatttatgagtctagtagtgtgtttaattagattttaattaagtgaatttagcttaattaagagaAAGTAGGAAGAAGGATTAGATTGAAtaagggtaaaagttgaattatagattaaaagaaaatataaaggaccaaaatggaaaatatcCCATTAAGTAATAGTTGAGGCggtaattaatattagaatataatagcataaattattatttaattgatattatattattaaattaatgaaatatatatatatatatatatatatatattaaagccaaatgtatggtaataaaatatacatgtgtAATAAAAATAAGCATACAATTGTAATTCATGGATttaaattacttattatttaagtacatatatatttattatttattattaagtaaaagatatttattaattaaataattatattataagatttttatgtggtaaataaattaaataaagacaaatgtaTGATGATGATTTAATACAAGTGTATGGTAATAGTAATTACatgtgtaataataataaatatacgtatttaataatagaatatgtattgcttattaattaagtaaatatatattattatattattataattaaaacaaaacaaataaaagaaaagaaaaggaattgaAAAGAGAAACAGAGAATAGAAACGAAAACAGAgtagggaaagaaagaaaagaaaagagaaagaaagaaaggaaaaattagggtttaaggttttaaagctttaaaaggtaagtcaatcaagtccttttcttttaattttgatgttttagaagtcttagaacaaagttttgttgaattCAAGCTAAATTTTTGTAAGTTCTTAGATTTTTGAACATGATTCGTGTTGaacaaattgttaaattaggggTTTGGTTTATAGAGTTTctagttaaatttgataaaatgattaaattgtaaactaggttataagttttacatagctgggattaaattgtaagaaGTTTTAAATGagggttttattatgaatattgaatagTTGAGTTAAATATGGCAAGAAATTAAgtagaaaagaaatatgaattaagttagaaaagtaagtaaacttagttaggattaaattgagaataagtaggaattgaataaaaatcaattatttattgtaatttaatgCCGTGATTAAtagtgaaaattattattttcgtagctaacaaagaacTCGAGGCATCGGCAtcgaaaggaaaggagaaagctatcgaggactaaaacgggagatttacggtttgtattactataattcaaataacttatTACTAAatgctatatttaaatttatatgtatggtaagtgaaatataaggtaagtattattattaagttgaaagaaattcaCTCGAATGATGAATATAAGTgtagaattgaattgaatatattggcttgaaaaatgaaaaagtgaattttgaattgaattgtgattgaaagtgaaaaagtggaattgaattgaaatttgaatttggagaccctattaactagtcgggttGAGTccgatatagttggcatgccataggattggaagagttcagggatacttcgacctcaagtcgatgagacattgggtgtcactatatttcttcggatagattcgatgaggtactgggtaccaactttcttcggctttgccgatgagacattgggtgcCAACTATTGCTttgaactatccgatgaggcactgggtgtcaTACTGGAGTGTTTGGTTGGATTCGTGTATCTGTCAAAGTCCAAgttttgttaataggggtaaataatgaaatgataaaccgaATGAGTTGATCAATCGAGCTATTGAAAtgagatgaaaaagttgaattgtgaattgaaatgtgtaTGAGATTGATGAATGAACTTAAGGTTCATGATGTGTCCAAGTtcaaattgtggatatatgatattaattgatgatttgttattgttgaaatatgaattttgagtttaaatttgtatgtgTGATTTGTGCATTACATGTTTATTGTtgttataattgaattatgataatatcactgagtatgaaatactcagcgtacagTTGTTTCCGTGCGTAGGTCGATAGAGGTTAAAGGTTTCGGTTTAGCGTCCAGATCAATCCCGACTTCAGCATAACTTCGGTGATGTATTTTTCCTTTGGTAAATGTGCCATGTACTTCGGTCTTATTAAAGAGTCTTGTAAGTTTTGGTTGTAAAGAATTGGTCTCTAATGTTTGAATGATAAATGAAACgttaagttataaaaaaaaatgaagtcaattaataacaaatatttatatgaatttatgattatattataatacgtttgttatttatttaagaattatttgtaaattattgaCATGTCCGGTAATAtctcgtaaccctgtttcggcgacggtttagggttaaggtgtgttacaaaaaatgtttaaaaagttagatttataaaaaaagttaaatttgtaatgttataaaaaaaggtttagatattaaataaaatgtttttatttacaaaattataaaaattttaaaaatattagttatgttaaatggtaaattatattttttaaactataaatggtaactttattttaatttggtcttatttaattttttttaataatacgataattaaattgattcatttaggcataatgacttatttaaccttctaattttataaaaatagcgTTTTAGCCCATTTTCAGCTTTTTAATTCTTGAACttgtattgtttgtcaaatcaactcaaaatggatggaaaagttaacgTCAGTTAACTTTGCTGGCGTAGCATCCACGTATATgtctattagcaattaattatatttttaaattaaaaatattgaaaaatatttatttttataaattttatactttttaaataatttatattttttttgaatttttttaaatttaaaaatttaatttattgctATTGCGGCATCCACGTATATTTTTATATGCCACGTAACCGAAGTTAACAAACCTtacattttcatccattttggaTAGAGTTGATAAACAACAcaagtttaataattaaaaagacgaaaaattaaatggaaggctaagatgatttttttattataaaattgtaatgcCAAATAAGTCATTGTACTATCCATTTAATAGTAGAAGATCTATTCGATTAGATCCCTATAATAGAACGACCTCTCGTATATATTAGAAGGTTAAATAAACCATTGTATTATCcattttatagtaaaatatattttaatcagaTCCCTATAATAAAACGATCTCTCGTATATATCCACCTAACAACAAAGCTAGGAATTGTTTTATCTatcttcatattatttttataataggtcaaaatattaatatatatatatacataaacataattcttaaaattatttttaaaaagatatcaAGGTAAACTAGCATGTTTTAAAAGGCGATAAACTAcagtatttattaaaattatctaattttatgGATTGCATTTAcattttaagggaaaaaatattaaatttaaaacgaATCAACGTAAAATTGATGGATTGAGTGAGAccataaattaaagataaaaaacaaGGATAATTGCTTAAAACCAGATTATTCAGCGGGATGGACCCACCCACCCATGATTCCAAAGGAGAAAAAATGTTACATGTCATTATTTGTCCTCTTCATCCAAATTGCCATTTACCTAATAATAGACTCAATCTTCATTCTTCAATAAAACTATTATATTAAgacttaaattatattttagtttttttatatgttagattaaaaagtaaattagtctatttattaaaaaatttatctatttttgtaattaaaaactGGTCTGTATACATTAATATCTGTCAACCACACTAACTTTTAACAAGacaaaaggttaaaattttaatgaagaAAGATCAAATTACTCTTTAGTCTAATACACGagattaatttacccatttattaTGTAGAGGaagtaaaatacaatttgacttttaatattccatgatatttttacttatttttatatttttataaattatgaacatatttaaaatattatatatatttataggttACCATATTCCCATATCTCATATGGGAAGATTTATTAAGAAGTCACTTTTATCATATAAGCTATGATCCTATCAACTATATGATAATGTCATATAAAACATATGATTGTTGACTAAGATTTTaagtattttgattaaatactCGTATTTAAATCTTGTGATGGCatctttaacaaaaaaatatatcaattgtattttctaaaatcaaaatatcagttgtgccaaaaaaatcaaaatacccAAGATGCAAATCAatagaagaaatcaaaatatttggtttattcTTTAATAATTTCTCAAGATTTAAATCTATAgatgaaataaagaaaaaaattttaaaaaatacccaAGATGTAAATCAAAACAACTTTGTCATGGTTGAAGGAAGGAGAAAATTCAATTTCtgaattttcttcaaatttattagTCAACAAcgacaaataaaaataattttatatgctATTATATGATTGGATGTGATTGTaggatttatttaataatttcaattaatgtATATTAGTAAGTGTCTTAGAATGAGTAAGGTaaagtcgattgagtcttaactcgattggtatgGGTACTGTTGTCAAAGTAGGAGGATGTGAGTTCGAGTGCGCTAAAAtacattatcttcctatttatgggCTAGAGATGAATAATAAGTACTTTTAAGCAGTCTATTTCTATTGACTTTAGGtaattattgtttttctatttctatttttcaaaataattggGTAAGGAAAAGAGATATTAAGGAGTGAACCCAATTTTAAATGTCACgtaatagtataaaaaataatatggtccgtaaataaatgtaattgcTGGCAAATTTAATTATTCCTTCACACATTAACTAATTTcacaaattataaattcattactaaatcgattgagttttagtttaattagtaTTGATATTATTGTCATGAAGTGCGTGAAGtgcattatcttcttattttaaGACTGTAAAggaattataaataattctaaacatcatatatataatatatgataaaatctataataaaattaatattaataaaaaactcattaccaatatttttgtaaattacaATGTAAAACATCAACgcaaagaatttttatttaatctaatttatcaACAAACGGCGTTATTGAATCACATGCTTATCATTATATATTTGGCCATCCATATGTGCATTTACATATAATAGAagtatacattatttttatagtattatttttgtgattttatgaTAACGGTGGCTTCATCAAATTATAATGGAGGATAGCCTGtcttaaagaataaaaattgagaattaatttagattatatGATAcacaattttctttaaaaaatgaaagttaAAGGATAAATTaagattctttttaaaaaacagGCATGAGTTTGGGTACTATGCCTTCTTcaccatatttttatttttattttgtttttaatatcaGGTCACATTATCgttattttttccaaattttttaattttgatttttaatttctatttatatgCGGTATAAATACGAGATTTACTAATGTAAGGATATCGCTAGATCTATATTAGAAATCATTTTCAAAGGGCATTATTATGATAGATGATAGTGATGATGACAGATTTGAGATGATGATGAGTTTTGTGCATCATTGATGCGGTggatttttctttatatatttttcatgatTCGGATTTTCTTAAGATTgagaaagattttttttaaaataaaataattaaaatgatggaatattatattttatgattgcGACCGGCAGGCATAGAAGTTTCGATTGGGATTGCTTCACTATTGCCACACATCGGTCTGCACCATCTTTCaactctttattattattaatataatataaaaagataaatcaaataattaaaacacaatatttaagattaaattagcATGAGCataataagataatataaaaaaaatgaatattcaAATTTACAATTAGCCAAGCAGTTCCCAAGAGAAAACGAGGCCACTTGGAAGGGACATGGGAATTAAGGAATAAAACAGACCTTTGATTAACATCACCGACCTAGTATTATCCTATAATCctagacatatatatatgatatagcTATTAACTGCGCGTAGGGTATATTGGAATGTATGATATGATAAAATCTGGTGACAAATAATTATCCAATATGATAGATTcaacatattttaattgaattgttgatgattattTCTAAAATGAACGAAAAGAAACGAAAAGAGAGAATATGATGACTAGTGCAGCGAAATCCTTTTCACATTAAAATTACTAGTACTTCTGCACATTTAAATTTGTAACAGTTCAGCAAACTATTCTAGTCTGCAGGAGAAATCCATGAATCAACTGTACCTTGAGCTCTGGATGAAACGTTTTCCAGTCCCTTTTCATGTTGGAAATCCGATATTGAAGAGTAATTCGACTTGAAACTGTTCAGTCTCTGAGAAGTATTACCGTAAATCCCATCAAACGGCCTGAAATGATCTTGGTTCCCATCGTTTAATCCAACCCCACCTCTCCAGTTTCCATGTGAGCCACCGAGGTTCCCACTCACACCATCGAGGGAAGCCATTGTTGAAGAAGCTGAAGCTGAACAACCAGGCAAATTAAGAGAAGGCTGAAGTGGAGGCTGGAGAATCTGGGCTTGAAAGTTTAACATATTAGAAGCTTCAGCTAAAGGAATATTGTTTAATAATGAAGATGCAGCAGGCTGAACCCTTTTAGCCGAGGGACGTAAAGGTTCCAAGTGAGTGGACGACCGGGTACCTGATGAACCAGAGCCAAAAATATCGAGCTTTCGAGAAAATGATGATGAGCCTGGTGGTGTAGGAATTCCAGTATATTCTTGCACCATGGCTCTGAAATTGGTTGGGTCAGTGGTGAGAACCGTAGTGGGTGCTTTCCTTGACGCCCTAGTTCGCTTCTTGGGATTCTTGACAACACCATTAAGTTCACCAACTGGCCTTGGTTGCATCGATGATGAGCTCGGAAACGGAACTTGATCGAGTCCTTGAGCCAGTAAAGTGTGTGGGTGGTGCTGGTGGTGAGAGACAAGGGAGGGGTTCAAAAATTGTTGGAGTGAACCGAAGTCGTTATCACCACCGCTTGAAGATTGCATACTAGTTGCTTTTTTACCAGAATCAATAGAAAGAAGGAAGGGTTTTTGTTTTCTCCTTCTGGTTGGTATTTACAATATGAAGTTGAATTgagggaagcaaaagagagaaACGAAAGGAGAGGGAAGGCTTTAAGAAGCTGGTATATGAATATGATCGAGAATGTTGGGAAGGGGTGGGGCAGCCATTGATGAAGAGAAAGAGGTGGCGGTGGCTGGCGACGGGTCAAAATCAAACTTCCATAttatagagagagagaggggtTGCGGCTTCCGAATATGTTGCGTATGTGAAAGCTAGAAAAGGATGTGAGgaattaatttaaactttatatttcaTAGGATTATAATGCATAATCGCCtgtataaatatacataatatttatgcatttttataattaaatataagtagaaatatttttattattatttagattaattaagctcagacttagaaaatattttaagatcaAATTcgaattgatatataaatacTTCTAGATGTTTGTCTCCCTTCACCCATTGCCTTGTGTAAAAGAATCTGCCACATGTTTTTCCGGTCTTGTCTTGTTTGAGACTTTCTAATGGTTGGTGGCCATATTTGGACcacaattaaaaacaaagttgagttagtttgaatgttttaagcAGAGCTAAAACtcttttaataatgtttttttataatatttttaatatatttttttatataatattagagGCAAGAAATAGGAATAATATAGTTTCACAAGAATTTTAATTACGAAAACTCGAACATAAAAATCTTATTTAAAATCCTATTTAAAGGAAATCAAACTTCTTAATACTCTATCTAATATGTTTTGGTAATGTACCACATTTTTCCTTCTCCTTTCTATAGTTAAGTCTAGGAGcggagaaattattttataaatctttcTTACCACATCATCTATGGTCCCtaccaattaaaaataaacacatcattt
This sequence is a window from Gossypium raimondii isolate GPD5lz chromosome 5, ASM2569854v1, whole genome shotgun sequence. Protein-coding genes within it:
- the LOC105771152 gene encoding uncharacterized protein LOC105771152, with amino-acid sequence MQSSSGGDNDFGSLQQFLNPSLVSHHQHHPHTLLAQGLDQVPFPSSSSMQPRPVGELNGVVKNPKKRTRASRKAPTTVLTTDPTNFRAMVQEYTGIPTPPGSSSFSRKLDIFGSGSSGTRSSTHLEPLRPSAKRVQPAASSLLNNIPLAEASNMLNFQAQILQPPLQPSLNLPGCSASASSTMASLDGVSGNLGGSHGNWRGGVGLNDGNQDHFRPFDGIYGNTSQRLNSFKSNYSSISDFQHEKGLENVSSRAQGTVDSWISPAD